In Coregonus clupeaformis isolate EN_2021a unplaced genomic scaffold, ASM2061545v1 scaf2239, whole genome shotgun sequence, the genomic stretch caatgccttcctcttgcaggaactgctgacacactccagccacatgaggtctagcattgtcttgcattaggaggaacccagggccaaccgcaccagcatgtggtctcacaaggggtctgaggatctcatctcggtacctaatggcagtcaggctacctctggcgagcacatggagggctgtgcggccccccaaataaatgccaccccacaccatgactgacccactgccaaaccggcatgctggaggatgttgcaggcagcagaacgttctccacggcatctccagactctgtcacgtctgtcacgtgctcagtgtgaacctgctttcatctgtgaagagcacagggcgccagtggcgaatttgccaatcttggtgttctctggcaaatgccaaacgtcctgcacggtgttgggctgtaagcacaacccccacctgtggacgttgggccctcataccaccctcatggagtctgtttctgaccgtttgagcagacacatgcacatttgtggcctgctggaggtcattttgcagggctctggcagtgctcctcctgctcctccttgcacaaaggcggaggtagcagtcctgctgctgggttgttgccctcctacggcctcctccatgtctcctgatgtactggcctgtctcctggtagcgcctccatgctctggacactacgctgacagacacagcaaaccttcttgccacagctcgcattgatgtgccatcctggatgagctgcactacctgagccacttgtgtgggttgtagactccgtctcatactaccactagagtgaaagcaccgccagcattcaaaagtgaccaaaacatcagccaggaagcataggaactgagaagtggtctgtggtcaccacctgcaaaaccagtcctttattgggggtgtcttgctaattgcctataatttccacctgttgtctattccatttgcacaacagcatgtgaaatgtattgtcaatcagtgttgcttcctaagtggacagtttgatttcacagaagtgtgattgacttggagttacattgtgttgtttaagtgttccctttatttttttgagcagtgtattttgttcTGTATGGCATCAAGGGAGTGTTGATTGCAAGTGGAATGTCTACATTTGTGACAGTTAATAAATGCTGTAATTACAACAGCTGAAAGCTATAGTGTGTGGTTGGTACATACATTTTTAGACTTTTAAATAAACACTAtaaccattgattcttgaagagaAAAATGCTCAGGTAatctgtcgtaccccatcagaacgcAACAAATAAGTTcattttactccattgtttgtaaacaatgtaattgtaaacaaacactgtataactGAAACATTGGTCATGATTCAATCACATGCGCATTGTTGACAAGCGCATTGCTCTGTCGATAATTTTGCTTTTGAAAGGCAATTTACTACTCTCTATAGCCCTCAACTCAACtctagaacagaaaaccagcaggctccggaccttgtagggcagggttcttcaattccggtcctggagggccgaaacacctctgtttttcatcctctccttctaatcaggggctaattcagacctgggacaccaggtgagtgcaattaactaccaggtagaaataaaaaacagaagtgtttcggccctccaggaccggaattgaagaaccctgttgtagggtaagagttgaatacccctgctctatAGCAATCCTTAAGATAAAATGTATTTGTAATTTggttgaactatccctttaaccttTTAAACTGTTATGAGGAATTCTCAATATGAACATCTTTGTATTGGAAACGTCATATTATATCACATTCTATTTGAGCGCAAAAGTGTTACAACTGTAACCTGTGTGAaatgctagctagttagtggtgctcgctagtagcgtttcaatcggtgaagtcactcgctctgagaacttgaagtagttgtttcccttgctctgcaagtgctgcggcttttgtggagcgataggtagAGGTGCTTCATGGGAGGCAGTTGttgatgtgttcagagggtccctggttcaagtccagggtggggcgaggagagggacggaagcaaaactgttacattgGTGCTGTGAGGTAACTTGCACAATAACTGAAGGCAGccagtgatgatgtagtggtaggaTCACTAGGATGCTGCAGgttgagtagctagctagctgtgcttGGCTAGCCAGAAGGTTTTTCGTCTGTCCCTTGAGGATGATGAcaaatccggtgaaccacaacaTTAAACAAgtatagcgagtgaaaaggagtTGGGTACACTCATACTGTCCTGGCCTATTAAACAAAAGCAAAATGAACAATAAACGTAGATGTCGCAACACTCGAACTCCGTCATTGTTCTCCAAGATCACCTCTGTCCAATTCGCGCGTACCTGCCCAATCTACTTTGCGCCACACCGTTCATGGatgcggacagttctgtacggggatgCGGGCAGTTCAAGAATGAGGACATTGCCACAAATAATGAACTAAACCCAGTTTTTACAGGGGGTTACATTCACCCCTCACTAGGAAAACTTGACTTCCCGGCAAGTTATACATAAAGCATAAGATTAGGCATCACAATGAATTCGACACATAACACAGTTTACAACACACCTTGATCTATAACTTCTCTTAACACGACACAACAGTAGAGCACAGGCATATAAAAACACACCCTCAAACCAAAAAACTCTCAGAAGTACAGTATGAGATGTGTGTGGTGCAAGAAAACACTCTGTAATGAGGTGAAGTGACGGTATGccaatgtacactaccggtcaaaggttttagaacacctactcattcaagggtttttctttacttttactattacCAATGCCACTTTTACCAATGCCActattttctttacttttacggTGACAACTCCTGCAGCTGGGGACTTCAAGCTTTTAATTATTCCTCTTCTCCTGTTCCGAACAGTGCCAATCTGGCAGCATCTGGTTGACCTGCTCCATCCATGAGTCAAAGTAATCTTCTCCAAGAGGTGTGGGGTCCACTCCACTGAAAGACCTTAGCCGTCTGTAGGGGCTGGAATCATGGGGGGGGCTTCATCACCTCTATCAGCACCGTCCCCATTACTTCAATAATGGCCTCTTGACTGGAGGTGAAAGCTTGAGATGAGGTTGTGTGAGTCTGACTTCTACTTGCACTCTCACCTGCTGCGATAGTAAGGTCAACAGAGAATTCCATTAACACACTGCCTAGTCGAGTTGGGGCCTGCTGCATCCGGCTTCTGACTTTAAGCTTTCCAAAGATCAACTTCCCCATCCAATACTTCTTCTACTTCAGCCGGGCCAACCTCTTCATGTACTCCGATTACTATTAGTGCATGTCTGGGGTCCACATTTTCCCATTTACTCCACAGTATTAACTTGTCCACTGCCATGTTTGGGTGAGTTTTCTCTTCTCAGACTTGACTTATTTTATTTTGAGATGGAGTTAGATTGCAAAAAAGTATCTTTGAATTCTGTCCTATGAGTCTAGGGCCAGGTATTTCAATAATATAGTTGAGTATAATTACTGTGAGCTCTTCTGAGTATGGACTAGTGCTTCCCTATAGCAATTATATTAGATGAATGTTGAATATTCACTCATttgagaaaataagtattttcttCAGGGAATTATCTTTGAGCATTACACTTTGATCTTCCCTATACAGCCCTGGAGTCTATTTCATCCATAATCTCAGCGGAGCTGTCATGATCGTtgactgatgaagcggaccaaggcgcagcgtgataaacgtacatgctttattcagtacttaacacgaacaaaacaacaaacgaaacgtgaagtcctaggttaacacaaaaccttaacggaacaagatcccacaacctaacatgccacaaggctgcctaagtattgtccccaatcagagacaacgagctacagctgtctctgattgggaaccaccctggccaacatagaaactaaacgatctagaacaaaaaccaatgaaaactaaacatagaaaatccacaccctggctcaacaattaagagtccccagagccagggcgtgacagtacccccccccaaaggcgcggactgcgaccgcgccacaccaacacaacagggtaggggccgggtgggcattccgcctcggaggcggatctggctccgggcgtgaccaccactctctctctacccccccgttgcgcccctggtctggtctggccctgctggccggagctggactggacaccggtggagcggattgctctggctccggagaggagcagctgaccggtgccggaccaggcaccggtggaacaggcacggaccgtgccggactgacgacgcgcaccactggcttggtgcggggagcaggaacaggccggaccgggctggcgacgcgcaccactggcttggtgcggggagcaggaacaggccggaccgggctggcgacgcgcaccactggcttggtgcggggagcaggaacaggccggaccgggctggcgacgcgcaccactggcttggtgcggggagcaggaacaggccggaccgggctggcgacgcgcaccactggcttggtgcggggagcaggaacaggccggaccgggctggcgacgcgcaccactggcttggtgcggggagcaggaacaggccggaccgggctggcgacgcgcaccactggcttggtgcggggagcaggaacaggccgggctggactgggaacacgcaccattggcttggtgcggggagccggaacgggccgggccggactgtggaggcggactggaggtctggagcggagagctgacacaacccgtcctggctgcatgcccaccttagcacgacacgtgcgtggtgctagcacaggacgtacaggactgtgccggaacactcgcggcactcctgattttgtacgtttgcccactgacaaagaaatgatcagtctataattttaatggtaggtttatttgaacagtgagagacagaataacaacaaaaaaatccagaaaaacgcatgtcaaaaatgttataaattgatttgcattttaatgagggaaataagtatttgaccccctctcaatcagaaagatttctggctctcaggtgtcttttatacaggtaacgagctgagattaggagcacactcttaaagggaatgttcctaatctcagcttgttacctgcataaaagacacctgtccacagaagcaatcaatcaatcagattccaaactctccaccatggccaagaccaaagagctctccaaagatgtcagggacaagattgtagacctacacaaggctggaatgggctacaagaacatcgccaagcagcttggtgagaaggtgacaacagttggtgcgattattcgcaaatggaagaaacacaaaataactgtcaatctccctcggcctggggctccatgcaagatctcacctagtggagttgcaatgatcatgagaacggtgaggaatcagcccagaactacacgggaggatcttgtcaatgatctcaaggcagctgggaccatagtcaccagaaaacaattggtaacacactacgccgtgaaggactgaaatcctgcagcgccagcaaggtccccctgctcaagaaagcacatatacagggccgtctgaagtttgccaatgaacatctgaatgattcagaggagaactgggtgaaagtgttgtggtcagatgagaccaaaatcgagctctttggcatcaactcaactcaccgtgtttggaggaggaggaatgctgcctatgaccccaaaaacaccatccccaccgtcaaacatggaggtggaaacattatgctttgggggtgtttttctgctaaggggacaggacaacttcaccgcatcaaaaggacgatggacggcgccatgtaccgtcaaatcttgggtgagaacctccttccctcagccagggcattgaaaatgggtcgtggatgggtattccagcatgacaatgacccaaaacacacggccaaggcaacaaaggagtggctcaagaagaagcacattaatgtcctggagtggcctagccagtctccagaccttaatcccatagaaaatctgtggagggagctgaaggtttgagttgccaaacgtcaggctcgaaacgttaatgacttggagaagatctgcaaagaggagtgggacaaaatccatcctgagatgtgtgcaaacctggtggccaactacaagaaatgtctgaccactgtgattgccaacaagggttttgccaccaagtactaagtcatgttttgcagaggggtcaaatacttatttccctcattaaaatgcaaatcaatttataacatttttgacatgcgtttttctggatttttttgttgttattctgtctgtcactgttcaaataaacctaccattaaaattatagactgatcatgtctttgtcagtgggcaaacgtacaaaatcagcaggggatcaaatacttttttccctcactgtacatacagtatatggtaACAAAATTATGAATCTGTCCAAATCCTACAGTTAGAAGTGAGCCAGGCGTGTGTTCAGTTCGCTTCAATGTTTGCTACGTTGCATGTCTGTTTGTACTGAACGATACATTTCCCCAAACCGGTGCGCTTCGTTCTTTAACAGCCTTTTGCTCCCATTTTGCTCCCATTTGgtgggtgtggtgaggtgtggccTGATCAATATGGGTGTGACCATTTGTAATCGCAGAACTCGTACAGCACACATCATACGGTAATCTGAGCCACCGTAATTCCAACGTTTTTCAACTGGTTGTTCAGTATAGTACCATTTCCGCTGAATTCAACGTTGCACACCATTCTGTCATACTTAACGCACCCCTGGGTTGAACATAAAGCAGGGGTTACGGTTACTGTtagtgttgaggctagggttacGTTTGAGTCAAAATGTGCATTGAGCCAGCATGTCTTATTTTGAGTTGGATAACATGTATTGTTTTGAGATAGATAAAGTTGTTATTTTGAGTTGGGTAAACTGATTGATTAATTTGAGTTGGTATTAAGAGTCAGTTAAATGTTTGTATTGAGTTTGGTCAACTGATTGATTGGTTTAATTTGAGTAAACTTATTATTTTGAGTTagataaacattattttgagttggATACATTTATTATTTTTGAGTTAGGTAAACTTAAATGGATAAATGTAATATTATTGTTACTTAACTCAATATCTCATCTCAACAAGAACATTTAGAATTGAGATCGGTAAACATATTATTTTAATTTAGATACATGTAATACTATGAGTTGGgccaatttttttataaattttttggaCACATTATTTTGAGTTGGGTAAACTGATTGATTAATTTGAATTTGATAAACAATATTTTTAGTTTTGGTAAACTGGTAGATTTGAGTTCATTCgttttttatttataaaaaagAGTGGATTGAGAGTTATCATCACTTCAAATTCCCCCCTACTGTTCTTTCCCATTATTGATGTTTAGAAATGCTAATCTTGGTTTTATCATTATGGAAACATACCTGAGAAAGGAGCTGTGAAAATGCTTTCATTATCACCACAAACAGCCCCATAATTAAGCGAGTCTTGGCTACTGTACATCCCCATACAACACATACCTCTGATTAAAGGCTTGGGAGGACGTTACAGTGTTGCTATTACTGTTATTACTGAGTTATTACTTTATAATGAACAAGTCTCTTATTTACTCATTGTTACATTGTATTTACattaggctagggttagggttgagctggggtgtggacatgaagctagggttaaggCTAGTATTAGGGTtgagctgggatgtggacattAAGTTATGGTTAAGGATTTGGGTTGAGCTGGAATCTGGACATTaagttagggttaaggctagTGTTTGGGTtgagctgggatgtggacatatagttagggttaagggttagggtggagctgggatgtggacatgaagttagggttaagggttagggtggagctgggattttgacatgaagttagggttaagggttgagctgggatatggacatgaagctagggttaaggGTTGAGctgggatatggacatgaagttagggttaagggttgagCTGGGATGAGGACataaagctagggttagggatagagatGAGGGGTAGGGTTTGGGTTGAGCAGGGAAGTGGACAAGAAGCTAGGGATGTGGGTTAgcgttgaggctagggttagggttgagcatggtcctctgtagctcagctggtagggcacggcgcttgtaacgccaaggtagtgtgttcgatccccgggaccacccatacacaaataaatgtatgcacgcatgactgtaagtcgctttggataaaagcgtctgctaaatggcatattattattagcagggatgtggacatgaaggtaaggttagggttgagCAGGGACATGGACATGAaggtaaggttagggttgaggctaaagttatgggtaaggttagggttgacCTGGGGTGTACACTTTAATCTGCTGTCAAGGAACAACTGTTTGTTTAAATATTATAAATTACACTACCCAAGCGTGTGCTTACTTTAAGTGTTTTACTGTATATAAACTGCATACAGTATACACATTTTTGGAGGAACTTATGATTATACATTTTGAACTAATAGCAATATAAGGACATATAATGTATAGagtctattattattttttaccagAGCCTTGTATGACTTTCCAACAAAACCCCTTAAACCCAGTTTACTTGTTTACAAAGCTAAAATTGGCCTTGTGAGCTGCAAAGCTGTGTTTGTCAACTTCTCCAAGAGAACACCAATGTGTGAACCACACAGCTGTGTTGCAGTCCTGTTGAGGTCAAGATACAGTCTGAACTGCAGAGAATACTTTCGATCTCAAACTGTCAGTTGTAGCGTACTGTATATGTATCATTTTCTTCTGTAAGACATTCAATCAAATCCAGACGGCAAGAACCTGCACTTAAAAAGTACTGGGACAATTTAAAACATATATTTAGCTTTTTGCTGCCTTTAGGGTCAACTTCATACCACTCCATGATGGAAACTGCTGTGTCATAATGCTGACCTTGGCAGTGCACCTTTTGGCTCTGATTGGCTTTCCCTTGACCAATCAAACAGTTCCATTAAATGAGGCGGCACACCCAATTTTGTATATAAACCAGGGGTGCAGATTAACCCCTTTCATCGACAGGATCATACAGCAACCATGATTTCTCTGGTCTTTGTTCTGCTCATTGGAGCCGCTTGTGAGTCTAGTAATGATCATAGAAAAAAGAACAGGACTGTGTTATGACACTAACATCACACATTTGACGTTATTAAGaaatatgttgttgttgttgttttatcatAGTGCTATGCTTTTCCATCTCAAAAGGTGAGGTAATATAGCTAAGAATGTGCCTGCTCTCTGTTTCTAGTCGCCACGGAGGACGACAAGATCGTCGGAGGGTATGAGTGCAAGGCCTACTCCCAGCCCCACCAGGTGTCTCTGAATGTTGGGTACCACTTCTGTGGTGGCTCCCTGGTCAACGAGAACTGGGTTGTGTCTGCTGCTCACTGCTACAAATCGTAAGTAGCCTACCAAGTGAACTACTAGCAACATATTGAGTCAATAACACCTTGCAACAATTTGTTAAACTTAACTTTTGCAAAACTAAAGGAAAGAAGTGAACTCCACATTCACATGAACTGTGAAAGTAAAAAACGTACAAGTggaactctctctctttcagccGTGTGGAGGTGCGTCTGGGCGAGCACAACATCAAGGTGACTGAGGGTAGCGAGCAGTTCATCTCTTCCTCCAGTGTGATCCGTCACCCCAACTACAGCTCCTACAACATCGACAATGACATCATGCTGATCAAGCTGAGCAAGCCCGCCACCCTCAACACCTACGTGCAGCCTGTTGCTCTGCCTACCAGCTGTGCCCCCGCTGGCACCATGTGCACCGTTTCTGGATGGGGCAACACCATGAGCTCCAGTGAGTACAGAACCTGGGTCAAAGGTTACATGTGCCAGTTGGTCATCTTCATGGTGACTGAGTGTGTTTACAGGCATTgaaaatgtaggcctactgttaaaAACATAATGTCATTAtatctaaccataaccctcctccttctccaccatcttctcccttcctctttccctccctccctccattgcgctctctctctctctttctctctctctctctctctctctctctctctctctctctctctctctctctctctctctctctctctctctctctctctctctctctctctctctctctctctctctctctctctctctctctctctctctatccccctc encodes the following:
- the LOC121586167 gene encoding trypsin-1-like; the protein is MISLVFVLLIGAAFATEDDKIVGGYECKAYSQPHQVSLNVGYHFCGGSLVNENWVVSAAHCYKSRVEVRLGEHNIKVTEGSEQFISSSSVIRHPNYSSYNIDNDIMLIKLSKPATLNTYVQPVALPTSCAPAGTMCTVSGWGNTMSSTADSNKLQCLNIPILSFNDCNNSYPGMITNAMFCAGYLEGGKDSCQGDSGGPVVCNGELQGVVSWGYGCAEPGNPGVYAKVCIFNNWLTSTMATY